From one Macaca nemestrina isolate mMacNem1 chromosome 5, mMacNem.hap1, whole genome shotgun sequence genomic stretch:
- the LOC105482557 gene encoding probable small intestine urate exporter isoform X4, translating into MSTGPDVKATVGDISNDGNLNMAQEECSRKGFCSVRHGLALILQLCNFSIYTQQMNLSIAIPAMVNNTAPPSQPNASTEWPSTDSQDYWNETLKEFKAMAPAYDWSPEIQGIILSSLNYGSFLAPIPSGYVAGIFGAKYVVGAGLFISSFLTLFIPLAANAGVALLIVLRIVQGIAQVMVLTGQYSIWVKWAPPLERSQLTTIAGSGSMLGSFIILLVGGLLCQTIGWPYVFYIFGGIGCACCLLWFPLIYDDPVNHPFISAAEKRYIVCSLAQQSGILSALPFVVGCICIILGGLLADFLLSRKILRLITIRKLFTAIGKGEAGHRGECGKLRAASSLFCVCPPTPGVLFPSVILVSLPWVRSSHSMTMTFLVLSSAISSFCESGALVNFLDIAPRYTGFLKGLLQVFAHIAGAISPTAAGFFISQDSEFGWRNVFLLSAAVNISGLVFYLIFGRADVQDWAKEQTFTHL; encoded by the exons GCTTTTGTTCAGTCCGACATGGGCTGGCCCTCATCTTGCAGCTCTGTAATTTTTCAATTTACACCCAACAAATGAACTTGAGCATTGCCATTCCGGCTATGGTGAACAACACAGCTCCACCTAGCCAGCCCAATGCCTCCACAGAATGGCCCTCCACTGACTCCCAGGACTACTGGAATGAAACTCTAAAAGAATTTAAAGCAATG GCCCCTGCATATGACTGGAGTCCTGAAATCCAGGGAATCATCCTCAGCTCCCTCAACTATGGCTCATTCTTGGCTCCAATCCCTAGTGGCTATGTGGCTGGAATATTTGGAGCCAAGTATGTGGTTGGTGCTGGCTTGTTTATTTCCTCATTCCTGACCCTCTTCATTCCACTGGCAGCTAATGCAGGAGTGGCCTTGCTCATTGTCCTCCGGATTGTACAAGGCATAGCCCAG GTTATGGTATTAACTGGTCAATATTCAATTTGGGTCAAATGGGCTCCCCCACTGGAAAGGAGTCAACTCACCACCATTGCTGGATCAG GGTCAATGCTGGGGTCCTTCATCATTCTACTCGTTGGTGGTCTTCTTTGCCAGACCATAGGATGGCCTTATGTCTTCTATATCTTTG GAGGAATTGGCTGTGCCTGTTGTCTTCTCTGGTTTCCTCTCATTTATGATGATCCTGTGAATCATCCCTTTATCAGTGCTGCTGAGAAGAGATACATTGTGTGTTCATTGGCTCAGCAG AGTGGGATCCTGTCTGCCTTGCCGTTTGTTGTTGGATGTATCTGCATTATCCTTGGAGGTCTATTGGCAGACTTTCTTCTCTCCAGAAAAATCCTCAGACTCATCACCATCAGGAAACTCTTCACTGCCATTGGTAAGGGCGAGGCTGGACACAGGGGTGAATGTGGGAAGCTCAGAGCAGCCTCCAGTTTATTCTGTGTTTGTCCTCCTACCCCAGGGGTTCTCTTCCCATCTGTGATCCTCGTGTCCCTGCCCTGGGTCAGATCCAGCCACAGCATGACCATGACCTTCTTGGTGCTGTCTTCTGCCATCAGCAGCTTCTGTGAATCAGGAGCCCTTGTTAACTTCTTGGATATTGCTCCTCG gtACACTGGCTTTCTCAAAGGACTATTACAAGTCTTTGCACACATAGCTGGAGCCATCTCTCCCACTGCTGCTGGATTTTTCATCAGTCAG gattcagaGTTTGGTTGGAGAAATGTCTTCTTGCTTTCAGCTGCTGTTAACATATCGGGCCTGGTTTTCTACCTCATCTTTGGCCGAGCAGATGTACAGGACTGGGCTAAAGAGCAGACATTCACCCACCTCTGA
- the LOC105482557 gene encoding probable small intestine urate exporter isoform X5: MSTGPDVKATVGDISNDGNLNMAQEECSRKGFCSVRHGLALILQLCNFSIYTQQMNLSIAIPAMVNNTAPPSQPNASTEWPSTDSQDYWNETLKEFKAMVMVLTGQYSIWVKWAPPLERSQLTTIAGSGSMLGSFIILLVGGLLCQTIGWPYVFYIFGGIGCACCLLWFPLIYDDPVNHPFISAAEKRYIVCSLAQQDCSPGWSLPIRAMIKSLPLWAILISYFCEYWLFYTIMAYTPTYISSVLQANLRDSGILSALPFVVGCICIILGGLLADFLLSRKILRLITIRKLFTAIGKGEAGHRGECGKLRAASSLFCVCPPTPGVLFPSVILVSLPWVRSSHSMTMTFLVLSSAISSFCESGALVNFLDIAPRYTGFLKGLLQVFAHIAGAISPTAAGFFISQDSEFGWRNVFLLSAAVNISGLVFYLIFGRADVQDWAKEQTFTHL, translated from the exons GCTTTTGTTCAGTCCGACATGGGCTGGCCCTCATCTTGCAGCTCTGTAATTTTTCAATTTACACCCAACAAATGAACTTGAGCATTGCCATTCCGGCTATGGTGAACAACACAGCTCCACCTAGCCAGCCCAATGCCTCCACAGAATGGCCCTCCACTGACTCCCAGGACTACTGGAATGAAACTCTAAAAGAATTTAAAGCAATG GTTATGGTATTAACTGGTCAATATTCAATTTGGGTCAAATGGGCTCCCCCACTGGAAAGGAGTCAACTCACCACCATTGCTGGATCAG GGTCAATGCTGGGGTCCTTCATCATTCTACTCGTTGGTGGTCTTCTTTGCCAGACCATAGGATGGCCTTATGTCTTCTATATCTTTG GAGGAATTGGCTGTGCCTGTTGTCTTCTCTGGTTTCCTCTCATTTATGATGATCCTGTGAATCATCCCTTTATCAGTGCTGCTGAGAAGAGATACATTGTGTGTTCATTGGCTCAGCAG GactgttcaccaggctggtctcttccCATTAGGGCTATGATCAAATCCTTACCACTCTGGGCCATTTTAAtctcttatttctgtgaatacTGGCTTTTTTATACAATTATGGCATACACACCAACGTACATCAGCTCGGTACTTCAAGCCAACCTCAGAGAT AGTGGGATCCTGTCTGCCTTGCCGTTTGTTGTTGGATGTATCTGCATTATCCTTGGAGGTCTATTGGCAGACTTTCTTCTCTCCAGAAAAATCCTCAGACTCATCACCATCAGGAAACTCTTCACTGCCATTGGTAAGGGCGAGGCTGGACACAGGGGTGAATGTGGGAAGCTCAGAGCAGCCTCCAGTTTATTCTGTGTTTGTCCTCCTACCCCAGGGGTTCTCTTCCCATCTGTGATCCTCGTGTCCCTGCCCTGGGTCAGATCCAGCCACAGCATGACCATGACCTTCTTGGTGCTGTCTTCTGCCATCAGCAGCTTCTGTGAATCAGGAGCCCTTGTTAACTTCTTGGATATTGCTCCTCG gtACACTGGCTTTCTCAAAGGACTATTACAAGTCTTTGCACACATAGCTGGAGCCATCTCTCCCACTGCTGCTGGATTTTTCATCAGTCAG gattcagaGTTTGGTTGGAGAAATGTCTTCTTGCTTTCAGCTGCTGTTAACATATCGGGCCTGGTTTTCTACCTCATCTTTGGCCGAGCAGATGTACAGGACTGGGCTAAAGAGCAGACATTCACCCACCTCTGA
- the LOC105482557 gene encoding probable small intestine urate exporter isoform X1 — protein MSTGPDVKATVGDISNDGNLNMAQEECSRKGFCSVRHGLALILQLCNFSIYTQQMNLSIAIPAMVNNTAPPSQPNASTEWPSTDSQDYWNETLKEFKAMAPAYDWSPEIQGIILSSLNYGSFLAPIPSGYVAGIFGAKYVVGAGLFISSFLTLFIPLAANAGVALLIVLRIVQGIAQVMVLTGQYSIWVKWAPPLERSQLTTIAGSGSMLGSFIILLVGGLLCQTIGWPYVFYIFGGIGCACCLLWFPLIYDDPVNHPFISAAEKRYIVCSLAQQDCSPGWSLPIRAMIKSLPLWAILISYFCEYWLFYTIMAYTPTYISSVLQANLRDSGILSALPFVVGCICIILGGLLADFLLSRKILRLITIRKLFTAIGKGEAGHRGECGKLRAASSLFCVCPPTPGVLFPSVILVSLPWVRSSHSMTMTFLVLSSAISSFCESGALVNFLDIAPRYTGFLKGLLQVFAHIAGAISPTAAGFFISQDSEFGWRNVFLLSAAVNISGLVFYLIFGRADVQDWAKEQTFTHL, from the exons GCTTTTGTTCAGTCCGACATGGGCTGGCCCTCATCTTGCAGCTCTGTAATTTTTCAATTTACACCCAACAAATGAACTTGAGCATTGCCATTCCGGCTATGGTGAACAACACAGCTCCACCTAGCCAGCCCAATGCCTCCACAGAATGGCCCTCCACTGACTCCCAGGACTACTGGAATGAAACTCTAAAAGAATTTAAAGCAATG GCCCCTGCATATGACTGGAGTCCTGAAATCCAGGGAATCATCCTCAGCTCCCTCAACTATGGCTCATTCTTGGCTCCAATCCCTAGTGGCTATGTGGCTGGAATATTTGGAGCCAAGTATGTGGTTGGTGCTGGCTTGTTTATTTCCTCATTCCTGACCCTCTTCATTCCACTGGCAGCTAATGCAGGAGTGGCCTTGCTCATTGTCCTCCGGATTGTACAAGGCATAGCCCAG GTTATGGTATTAACTGGTCAATATTCAATTTGGGTCAAATGGGCTCCCCCACTGGAAAGGAGTCAACTCACCACCATTGCTGGATCAG GGTCAATGCTGGGGTCCTTCATCATTCTACTCGTTGGTGGTCTTCTTTGCCAGACCATAGGATGGCCTTATGTCTTCTATATCTTTG GAGGAATTGGCTGTGCCTGTTGTCTTCTCTGGTTTCCTCTCATTTATGATGATCCTGTGAATCATCCCTTTATCAGTGCTGCTGAGAAGAGATACATTGTGTGTTCATTGGCTCAGCAG GactgttcaccaggctggtctcttccCATTAGGGCTATGATCAAATCCTTACCACTCTGGGCCATTTTAAtctcttatttctgtgaatacTGGCTTTTTTATACAATTATGGCATACACACCAACGTACATCAGCTCGGTACTTCAAGCCAACCTCAGAGAT AGTGGGATCCTGTCTGCCTTGCCGTTTGTTGTTGGATGTATCTGCATTATCCTTGGAGGTCTATTGGCAGACTTTCTTCTCTCCAGAAAAATCCTCAGACTCATCACCATCAGGAAACTCTTCACTGCCATTGGTAAGGGCGAGGCTGGACACAGGGGTGAATGTGGGAAGCTCAGAGCAGCCTCCAGTTTATTCTGTGTTTGTCCTCCTACCCCAGGGGTTCTCTTCCCATCTGTGATCCTCGTGTCCCTGCCCTGGGTCAGATCCAGCCACAGCATGACCATGACCTTCTTGGTGCTGTCTTCTGCCATCAGCAGCTTCTGTGAATCAGGAGCCCTTGTTAACTTCTTGGATATTGCTCCTCG gtACACTGGCTTTCTCAAAGGACTATTACAAGTCTTTGCACACATAGCTGGAGCCATCTCTCCCACTGCTGCTGGATTTTTCATCAGTCAG gattcagaGTTTGGTTGGAGAAATGTCTTCTTGCTTTCAGCTGCTGTTAACATATCGGGCCTGGTTTTCTACCTCATCTTTGGCCGAGCAGATGTACAGGACTGGGCTAAAGAGCAGACATTCACCCACCTCTGA
- the LOC105482557 gene encoding probable small intestine urate exporter isoform X3: MNLSIAIPAMVNNTAPPSQPNASTEWPSTDSQDYWNETLKEFKAMAPAYDWSPEIQGIILSSLNYGSFLAPIPSGYVAGIFGAKYVVGAGLFISSFLTLFIPLAANAGVALLIVLRIVQGIAQVMVLTGQYSIWVKWAPPLERSQLTTIAGSGSMLGSFIILLVGGLLCQTIGWPYVFYIFGGIGCACCLLWFPLIYDDPVNHPFISAAEKRYIVCSLAQQDCSPGWSLPIRAMIKSLPLWAILISYFCEYWLFYTIMAYTPTYISSVLQANLRDSGILSALPFVVGCICIILGGLLADFLLSRKILRLITIRKLFTAIGKGEAGHRGECGKLRAASSLFCVCPPTPGVLFPSVILVSLPWVRSSHSMTMTFLVLSSAISSFCESGALVNFLDIAPRYTGFLKGLLQVFAHIAGAISPTAAGFFISQDSEFGWRNVFLLSAAVNISGLVFYLIFGRADVQDWAKEQTFTHL; encoded by the exons ATGAACTTGAGCATTGCCATTCCGGCTATGGTGAACAACACAGCTCCACCTAGCCAGCCCAATGCCTCCACAGAATGGCCCTCCACTGACTCCCAGGACTACTGGAATGAAACTCTAAAAGAATTTAAAGCAATG GCCCCTGCATATGACTGGAGTCCTGAAATCCAGGGAATCATCCTCAGCTCCCTCAACTATGGCTCATTCTTGGCTCCAATCCCTAGTGGCTATGTGGCTGGAATATTTGGAGCCAAGTATGTGGTTGGTGCTGGCTTGTTTATTTCCTCATTCCTGACCCTCTTCATTCCACTGGCAGCTAATGCAGGAGTGGCCTTGCTCATTGTCCTCCGGATTGTACAAGGCATAGCCCAG GTTATGGTATTAACTGGTCAATATTCAATTTGGGTCAAATGGGCTCCCCCACTGGAAAGGAGTCAACTCACCACCATTGCTGGATCAG GGTCAATGCTGGGGTCCTTCATCATTCTACTCGTTGGTGGTCTTCTTTGCCAGACCATAGGATGGCCTTATGTCTTCTATATCTTTG GAGGAATTGGCTGTGCCTGTTGTCTTCTCTGGTTTCCTCTCATTTATGATGATCCTGTGAATCATCCCTTTATCAGTGCTGCTGAGAAGAGATACATTGTGTGTTCATTGGCTCAGCAG GactgttcaccaggctggtctcttccCATTAGGGCTATGATCAAATCCTTACCACTCTGGGCCATTTTAAtctcttatttctgtgaatacTGGCTTTTTTATACAATTATGGCATACACACCAACGTACATCAGCTCGGTACTTCAAGCCAACCTCAGAGAT AGTGGGATCCTGTCTGCCTTGCCGTTTGTTGTTGGATGTATCTGCATTATCCTTGGAGGTCTATTGGCAGACTTTCTTCTCTCCAGAAAAATCCTCAGACTCATCACCATCAGGAAACTCTTCACTGCCATTGGTAAGGGCGAGGCTGGACACAGGGGTGAATGTGGGAAGCTCAGAGCAGCCTCCAGTTTATTCTGTGTTTGTCCTCCTACCCCAGGGGTTCTCTTCCCATCTGTGATCCTCGTGTCCCTGCCCTGGGTCAGATCCAGCCACAGCATGACCATGACCTTCTTGGTGCTGTCTTCTGCCATCAGCAGCTTCTGTGAATCAGGAGCCCTTGTTAACTTCTTGGATATTGCTCCTCG gtACACTGGCTTTCTCAAAGGACTATTACAAGTCTTTGCACACATAGCTGGAGCCATCTCTCCCACTGCTGCTGGATTTTTCATCAGTCAG gattcagaGTTTGGTTGGAGAAATGTCTTCTTGCTTTCAGCTGCTGTTAACATATCGGGCCTGGTTTTCTACCTCATCTTTGGCCGAGCAGATGTACAGGACTGGGCTAAAGAGCAGACATTCACCCACCTCTGA
- the LOC105482557 gene encoding probable small intestine urate exporter isoform X2 translates to MSTGPDVKATVGDISNDGNLNMAQEECSRKGFCSVRHGLALILQLCNFSIYTQQMNLSIAIPAMVNNTAPPSQPNASTEWPSTDSQDYWNETLKEFKAMAPAYDWSPEIQGIILSSLNYGSFLAPIPSGYVAGIFGAKYVVGAGLFISSFLTLFIPLAANAGVALLIVLRIVQGIAQVMVLTGQYSIWVKWAPPLERSQLTTIAGSGSMLGSFIILLVGGLLCQTIGWPYVFYIFGGIGCACCLLWFPLIYDDPVNHPFISAAEKRYIVCSLAQQDCSPGWSLPIRAMIKSLPLWAILISYFCEYWLFYTIMAYTPTYISSVLQANLRDSGILSALPFVVGCICIILGGLLADFLLSRKILRLITIRKLFTAIGVLFPSVILVSLPWVRSSHSMTMTFLVLSSAISSFCESGALVNFLDIAPRYTGFLKGLLQVFAHIAGAISPTAAGFFISQDSEFGWRNVFLLSAAVNISGLVFYLIFGRADVQDWAKEQTFTHL, encoded by the exons GCTTTTGTTCAGTCCGACATGGGCTGGCCCTCATCTTGCAGCTCTGTAATTTTTCAATTTACACCCAACAAATGAACTTGAGCATTGCCATTCCGGCTATGGTGAACAACACAGCTCCACCTAGCCAGCCCAATGCCTCCACAGAATGGCCCTCCACTGACTCCCAGGACTACTGGAATGAAACTCTAAAAGAATTTAAAGCAATG GCCCCTGCATATGACTGGAGTCCTGAAATCCAGGGAATCATCCTCAGCTCCCTCAACTATGGCTCATTCTTGGCTCCAATCCCTAGTGGCTATGTGGCTGGAATATTTGGAGCCAAGTATGTGGTTGGTGCTGGCTTGTTTATTTCCTCATTCCTGACCCTCTTCATTCCACTGGCAGCTAATGCAGGAGTGGCCTTGCTCATTGTCCTCCGGATTGTACAAGGCATAGCCCAG GTTATGGTATTAACTGGTCAATATTCAATTTGGGTCAAATGGGCTCCCCCACTGGAAAGGAGTCAACTCACCACCATTGCTGGATCAG GGTCAATGCTGGGGTCCTTCATCATTCTACTCGTTGGTGGTCTTCTTTGCCAGACCATAGGATGGCCTTATGTCTTCTATATCTTTG GAGGAATTGGCTGTGCCTGTTGTCTTCTCTGGTTTCCTCTCATTTATGATGATCCTGTGAATCATCCCTTTATCAGTGCTGCTGAGAAGAGATACATTGTGTGTTCATTGGCTCAGCAG GactgttcaccaggctggtctcttccCATTAGGGCTATGATCAAATCCTTACCACTCTGGGCCATTTTAAtctcttatttctgtgaatacTGGCTTTTTTATACAATTATGGCATACACACCAACGTACATCAGCTCGGTACTTCAAGCCAACCTCAGAGAT AGTGGGATCCTGTCTGCCTTGCCGTTTGTTGTTGGATGTATCTGCATTATCCTTGGAGGTCTATTGGCAGACTTTCTTCTCTCCAGAAAAATCCTCAGACTCATCACCATCAGGAAACTCTTCACTGCCATTG GGGTTCTCTTCCCATCTGTGATCCTCGTGTCCCTGCCCTGGGTCAGATCCAGCCACAGCATGACCATGACCTTCTTGGTGCTGTCTTCTGCCATCAGCAGCTTCTGTGAATCAGGAGCCCTTGTTAACTTCTTGGATATTGCTCCTCG gtACACTGGCTTTCTCAAAGGACTATTACAAGTCTTTGCACACATAGCTGGAGCCATCTCTCCCACTGCTGCTGGATTTTTCATCAGTCAG gattcagaGTTTGGTTGGAGAAATGTCTTCTTGCTTTCAGCTGCTGTTAACATATCGGGCCTGGTTTTCTACCTCATCTTTGGCCGAGCAGATGTACAGGACTGGGCTAAAGAGCAGACATTCACCCACCTCTGA